A genome region from Sphingobium sp. WTD-1 includes the following:
- the msrA gene encoding peptide-methionine (S)-S-oxide reductase MsrA has product MAQEIATLAGGCFWCTEAVYQTLKGVESVQSGYIGGTKVDPTYEEVCTGNTGHAEAIRIAFDPAVISYADLLDIFFATHNPTTLNRQGNDIGTQYRSAIFPHSAEQQAEALAGIARAQVDQVDPVVTAIEADAPWYPAEDYHQKYWERVGDQNPYCMAVIPPKLAKLRKGFAARIEE; this is encoded by the coding sequence ATGGCGCAGGAAATCGCAACGCTGGCTGGTGGCTGCTTCTGGTGTACCGAAGCAGTCTACCAGACGCTCAAGGGCGTGGAATCGGTCCAGAGCGGCTATATCGGCGGCACCAAGGTCGATCCGACCTATGAGGAGGTCTGCACTGGCAATACCGGCCATGCCGAAGCGATCCGCATCGCCTTTGACCCGGCCGTCATCAGCTATGCCGATCTGCTCGACATCTTCTTCGCCACCCACAATCCGACGACGCTGAACCGCCAGGGCAACGACATCGGGACGCAGTATCGTTCGGCGATCTTCCCCCATTCGGCCGAGCAGCAGGCCGAGGCCCTGGCCGGCATCGCGCGGGCGCAGGTGGACCAGGTCGATCCGGTCGTGACCGCGATCGAGGCGGACGCCCCCTGGTATCCGGCCGAGGATTATCACCAGAAATATTGGGAGCGGGTCGGCGACCAGAATCCCTATTGCATGGCGGTGATCCCGCCCAAGCTGGCCAAGCTGCGCAAGGGCTTTGCCGCACGTATCGAGGAATAA